One segment of Sulfobacillus thermosulfidooxidans DSM 9293 DNA contains the following:
- a CDS encoding CAP domain-containing protein has protein sequence MAGIPRLGKIVIVLLLVFGGSRLDAGVTSFVIPPASDGILPAPATIFGPDSTQTNYGYESANTISPIIPNSYTAVRSPKFIGVQFIGDSPGTLRADNFQLQVTSSHGLISTGPLSYESNGFVGVHLKKPLLPGHYTVRFLTPGFQTPLSTWSITVKPWPAAQQQSLHPYLATANQEDYISALNTIRSRLYERPVTWSQALTWAAAAHARYVQQNGYHAPSFHLEEPSKQGFTGQNPWDRDMTFGWPTPLDGEVGIEWSTPMASVTVIQNLVDTVFHRLSILSPNAVAMGTGESTGPTGAVVMDLGFGYRSTLPFAVVYPASGQHGVPTGWIDMESPSPVVGGFSKQFGYPITVDFPTVQQLSDVHAEITWGNVTLPVIVDEPGLHDMATNQVGIVPSQVLRPDTQYQVSVTANAHFNNQSVHPIRLSWHFTTGGSDQSVAVEPRASGIVTISVVKAGSGVPIQGEAVRIYRAVSPEHSMVVGQGVTNGEGLLSCRIPKPPRREIFEAITASGNSAQFWW, from the coding sequence GTGGCTGGAATTCCTCGACTCGGCAAAATCGTTATCGTGTTGTTATTGGTTTTTGGCGGTAGTCGTCTTGATGCCGGCGTCACCAGCTTTGTGATACCTCCAGCGAGTGATGGCATTCTTCCCGCTCCGGCAACGATCTTTGGGCCGGATTCGACCCAAACCAATTATGGTTACGAATCTGCTAATACGATTAGCCCAATTATTCCGAATTCCTATACAGCGGTCCGCTCACCGAAATTTATCGGCGTTCAGTTTATTGGGGATAGTCCTGGAACGTTAAGAGCCGACAATTTTCAGTTGCAAGTGACCAGCAGTCACGGTCTTATTAGCACGGGCCCACTTTCTTATGAATCTAATGGATTTGTCGGGGTTCACTTGAAAAAACCCTTATTGCCAGGGCATTATACGGTTCGCTTTCTAACCCCAGGGTTTCAAACCCCGCTATCGACATGGTCGATAACCGTCAAGCCGTGGCCGGCGGCACAACAGCAAAGTCTCCATCCTTATTTAGCAACTGCTAATCAAGAGGATTATATTTCGGCGTTAAATACTATACGGAGCCGCTTATATGAAAGGCCGGTGACCTGGAGCCAGGCGCTGACGTGGGCTGCTGCTGCTCATGCACGGTATGTGCAGCAAAATGGTTATCATGCTCCCTCATTTCATCTGGAAGAGCCTTCTAAACAGGGTTTTACGGGACAAAATCCGTGGGACCGTGATATGACTTTTGGCTGGCCCACGCCACTGGATGGCGAAGTGGGCATTGAATGGAGTACTCCCATGGCGTCGGTGACGGTCATTCAAAATCTTGTTGATACGGTTTTTCACCGGTTATCGATTTTATCCCCCAATGCGGTAGCGATGGGAACAGGCGAAAGTACGGGTCCAACAGGAGCTGTGGTCATGGATCTCGGCTTTGGATATCGCTCCACATTGCCATTTGCTGTGGTCTACCCCGCATCTGGACAGCATGGAGTGCCCACGGGATGGATCGATATGGAAAGCCCAAGTCCGGTCGTGGGAGGATTTTCAAAGCAATTTGGATACCCTATTACCGTGGACTTTCCCACGGTGCAACAACTTAGTGACGTACATGCTGAGATTACATGGGGAAATGTCACGCTCCCGGTGATTGTTGATGAACCGGGTCTTCACGATATGGCCACTAATCAGGTGGGCATTGTTCCGTCTCAAGTGCTAAGACCCGATACCCAATATCAGGTATCGGTGACGGCCAATGCACATTTTAATAACCAAAGTGTGCACCCCATCCGTTTAAGTTGGCATTTTACAACCGGAGGCAGTGATCAATCAGTAGCCGTAGAACCGCGTGCTTCCGGCATCGTGACCATCTCGGTGGTTAAAGCGGGCAGTGGTGTGCCCATCCAAGGGGAAGCGGTACGCATATATCGTGCCGTTTCCCCTGAGCATTCCATGGTCGTGGGACAGGGAGTGACCAATGGTGAAGGTTTACTATCGTGCCGAATTCCTAAACCTCCTCGCAGGGAGATATTTGAAGCGATAACCGCTAGTGGAAACAGTGCGCAATTTTGGTGGTGA
- a CDS encoding metal-sensitive transcriptional regulator, producing MDTEKRPVIAKYWDRDDLIRRMRRIEGQARGVQAMLERDEDCKAILTQLAAISGALSQVARVVSACGVVDGIEQAAGPLDPEQIRAILAELNAKGRL from the coding sequence ATGGACACAGAAAAACGCCCTGTCATTGCGAAATATTGGGACCGAGACGATTTAATACGCCGTATGCGTCGGATCGAAGGCCAAGCTCGTGGCGTTCAGGCTATGCTCGAGCGCGACGAGGATTGCAAAGCCATTTTGACTCAGTTGGCGGCGATTTCTGGGGCACTTAGCCAAGTCGCTCGTGTCGTTAGCGCATGCGGGGTGGTAGATGGCATTGAACAGGCAGCAGGACCATTAGATCCAGAACAGATTCGAGCGATTTTAGCCGAACTCAATGCGAAAGGTCGGTTATAG